TACCTAGCACGTAGTGAGGCGCACCAGGAACTGGAGCAATCTCGGTATATCGCAGTACCTCTTGTACTTGCATAACATTGATACCATAGGTTTCGTTATCAAGCTTAAACGTTACCCACTGCAGTACTGCATCATCATTACCTGCAGCTACTGCTGCTACACTTCTTGAATCACTCATAGTTAACCTCAGTCAATCGGATCCTGACTACCTAAACCTGCTTCAAGCATTTCGATTAATGCTTTTACATGTAATATTCCACACATTTGCTCTTTTACAACTCCGGCAAGCCATGGGCGCTTACCGGGTTTCTCCCGCCAATTGACGTGAGATTTATTAATTTTTACCGCATTAACCAGCGACTCACAGGTTAAACCCCAATCACTGTCTTCTAGCATCACAATATACTGATAATCAACGGATTCAGCTAGCTCAGGAGTGTATTTTTCGGGCATGACCCACGCTCCTGAATCAACAACATTGATTTGACCATCACGATGCGGCTGTACGCCCATAAACCACTTAGGTCGTCCAATAATATTGTTAATGCGCTCAACCTTAACAATGCCACCTAAACTCACCAAGGGCACAGCTAACGTTAAGCCCGCAACGTTAAAAAACAGAACCTGAAACTCATCATCTAACACATCATGCAAGTTATAGGTAACTTGCGGTGGTTGCCCACCTGTTTTTACTTTTACCGTAGTATCAAGCTCAGGTGTTACTTGCTTAACGCTATCTTTGTTAATAATAGCGGCTTTTGCTTGAGTTGCAGTTGCTTGCTGTTGTTTATTATCGACTAAAGAGTTGATTTCTTTATCAACACTTGCCGTTTTCTGCTCAACTTTAGGCTCAACTGCTGCAGTTTTAACCTTAACCTCACTGCTAATCGCCTGACGAACTTTTTCGGCACTTTGTTTAATTTGCTGCTGAA
This DNA window, taken from Shewanella maritima, encodes the following:
- a CDS encoding chemotaxis protein CheW, translated to MSKSVDETVFDYFSLLLQEPEPKTQAEEVSESSVESAAETANPSLDQSTSQSHRHETKQPATNAATDKMASSKPQHTDKAEDAKQQEKVAEQKQTAPKRPLQKQASTEQHTQAKASSKAAALTSRPFEEPSVDKQALERLLSVVSEPIKQPKPQVAAPAPTATAEPELTDFQQQIKQSAEKVRQAISSEVKVKTAAVEPKVEQKTASVDKEINSLVDNKQQQATATQAKAAIINKDSVKQVTPELDTTVKVKTGGQPPQVTYNLHDVLDDEFQVLFFNVAGLTLAVPLVSLGGIVKVERINNIIGRPKWFMGVQPHRDGQINVVDSGAWVMPEKYTPELAESVDYQYIVMLEDSDWGLTCESLVNAVKINKSHVNWREKPGKRPWLAGVVKEQMCGILHVKALIEMLEAGLGSQDPID